The Streptomyces seoulensis genome contains a region encoding:
- a CDS encoding D-alanyl-D-alanine carboxypeptidase — protein sequence MEEASVAGESPDRSKQHEASAEPASGSAGAVPAAREAGSAGSAKATTADSAAPVEDEELREAVSAWVRSAEDASGGSAKEKPSAEGESGTSAEGASGGSEEGDSPAEAAGGSAGSDEGASPANAESGSAGSAGSDESGSSTEAAGGSAGSDEGAASADAGEGSEGSDASDASDEGGSPANAGGASGGSDEGTASADAGEGSEDSDASDASDEGGSPANTGDASGGSDAGTASAHAGDGSDGSDEGGSPAGDRDGADPVKAGDSSNGSGAEGSADDAEDAPEEGSGTGDAKAAEGASKAVPDDTFKKSGADGAPDATDAPEGASEGSGEDSPREDPEGAPEGTSGSAEDSEEGDAEPADEPAAGNDTEDEAEDSSKGTPLPAAKGDAEPAGDVPERPGKDAPEAGAEDSPEDATTPADAVDNPTTVFKAPRPKKPEVDQPTTMLKLGGKPKPAPAERDAERTSRFVALKPDLKGPSAKAEETRVVPQVGPERTTQQPLPPKPPLDLLAELTNTPPPPETPVRTLMRRVKIWTPLVILLVVILGVVQATRPLPQPSLALTAKDSYTFEGGKADIPWPADGQAALDVQGIGSFGSSGSGKPVPIASVAKVMTAYLILRDHPLKSGAEGPKINIDKTAQAQSKAGQESTVDVTEGDKITQREALEGVLIASANNVARLLARWDAGSEKAFVAKMNEAAEGLGMDGTTYTDPSGLTNSTVSTASDQVKLAKAAMEMPAFREVAAMMSYTDYKGTYHSNWNQLVGHNGVVGIKTGTTTSALGNLVFAAKQDVDGETRMIIGAVLRQPPSKRDNSILSAAMDSSDALIRAAQGALKSETVLKKGTVVGYVDDGLGGQTPVEVTEDVKAAGWAGLKVRLSFTSSTIPHVAKAGTKVGSLTVGDGSAGAVKVPVALRDDLAEPGLGSKLTRIG from the coding sequence ATGGAGGAGGCATCGGTGGCGGGCGAGTCCCCCGACAGGTCGAAGCAGCACGAGGCGTCGGCGGAACCGGCGTCGGGGAGCGCGGGCGCGGTGCCCGCGGCCCGCGAAGCGGGCTCCGCAGGTTCAGCCAAGGCGACCACCGCCGACTCGGCGGCCCCCGTCGAGGACGAGGAACTCCGCGAGGCGGTCTCGGCTTGGGTCCGTTCGGCCGAGGACGCCTCCGGCGGCTCGGCGAAGGAAAAGCCCTCCGCCGAGGGCGAGTCGGGCACTTCCGCCGAGGGTGCCTCCGGCGGTTCGGAGGAGGGTGACTCTCCGGCCGAGGCCGCGGGTGGTTCCGCCGGTTCGGACGAGGGTGCCTCTCCGGCCAACGCCGAGAGTGGTTCGGCTGGTTCGGCTGGTTCGGACGAGAGTGGCTCTTCGACCGAGGCCGCGGGTGGTTCCGCCGGTTCGGACGAGGGCGCGGCTTCGGCCGACGCCGGGGAGGGTTCCGAGGGCTCGGACGCCTCGGACGCCTCGGACGAAGGTGGCTCTCCGGCCAACGCCGGGGGTGCTTCCGGAGGTTCGGACGAGGGCACGGCTTCGGCCGACGCCGGGGAGGGTTCCGAGGACTCGGACGCCTCGGACGCCTCGGACGAAGGTGGCTCTCCGGCCAACACCGGGGACGCTTCCGGAGGTTCGGACGCGGGCACGGCTTCGGCCCACGCCGGGGACGGTTCCGACGGATCGGACGAGGGCGGCTCTCCGGCCGGCGACCGTGACGGTGCCGATCCGGTCAAGGCCGGGGATTCTTCGAATGGTTCGGGCGCGGAGGGTTCCGCGGACGACGCCGAGGACGCGCCGGAGGAAGGTTCCGGCACCGGGGACGCGAAGGCGGCCGAGGGCGCCTCCAAGGCCGTACCTGACGACACGTTCAAGAAGTCCGGCGCGGACGGGGCCCCGGACGCCACTGACGCCCCTGAGGGCGCTTCCGAGGGCTCCGGTGAGGATTCGCCCCGCGAGGACCCCGAGGGCGCCCCTGAGGGCACCTCCGGCTCCGCTGAGGACTCCGAGGAGGGCGACGCCGAGCCTGCCGACGAGCCCGCCGCCGGGAACGATACCGAGGACGAGGCCGAGGACTCCTCGAAGGGCACCCCCCTCCCGGCCGCGAAGGGCGACGCCGAGCCCGCCGGTGACGTCCCCGAGCGCCCCGGCAAGGACGCCCCCGAGGCCGGTGCCGAGGACAGCCCCGAGGACGCCACCACTCCCGCGGACGCCGTCGACAACCCGACCACCGTCTTCAAGGCCCCCAGGCCCAAGAAGCCGGAGGTCGACCAGCCCACGACCATGCTCAAGCTGGGCGGGAAGCCGAAGCCCGCTCCCGCGGAGCGGGACGCCGAGCGGACCAGCAGGTTCGTCGCGCTCAAGCCCGACCTCAAGGGACCCTCGGCCAAGGCCGAGGAGACGCGGGTCGTGCCCCAGGTGGGCCCGGAGCGGACGACTCAGCAGCCGCTGCCGCCGAAGCCGCCGCTGGACCTGCTGGCGGAGCTGACGAACACGCCCCCGCCGCCGGAGACCCCGGTACGCACGCTGATGCGGCGGGTGAAGATCTGGACGCCGCTGGTGATCCTGCTGGTGGTGATCCTCGGGGTCGTGCAGGCCACGCGCCCGCTGCCGCAGCCCTCGCTGGCCCTGACCGCGAAGGACAGCTACACCTTCGAGGGCGGCAAGGCGGACATCCCCTGGCCCGCCGACGGCCAGGCCGCGCTGGACGTGCAGGGCATCGGCTCGTTCGGCTCCTCCGGTTCCGGCAAGCCCGTCCCGATCGCCAGTGTGGCGAAGGTGATGACCGCGTACCTGATCCTGCGCGACCACCCGCTCAAGAGCGGCGCCGAGGGCCCGAAGATCAACATCGACAAGACCGCCCAGGCCCAGTCGAAGGCGGGCCAGGAGTCCACCGTCGACGTCACGGAAGGTGACAAGATCACCCAGCGTGAGGCGCTGGAGGGCGTGCTGATCGCGTCCGCGAACAACGTGGCCCGCCTCCTCGCCCGCTGGGACGCCGGTTCGGAGAAGGCGTTCGTGGCGAAGATGAACGAGGCCGCCGAGGGCCTCGGCATGGACGGCACGACGTACACCGACCCCTCGGGTCTGACCAACTCCACCGTCAGCACCGCCTCGGACCAGGTGAAGCTGGCCAAGGCCGCGATGGAGATGCCCGCGTTCCGCGAGGTCGCGGCGATGATGTCGTACACCGACTACAAGGGCACGTACCACTCCAACTGGAACCAGCTCGTCGGGCACAACGGCGTCGTCGGCATCAAGACCGGCACCACCACCTCCGCGCTCGGCAACCTGGTCTTCGCCGCGAAGCAGGACGTCGACGGCGAGACCCGGATGATCATCGGCGCGGTGCTGCGGCAGCCGCCGAGCAAGCGGGACAACAGCATCCTCAGCGCCGCCATGGACAGCAGCGACGCGCTGATCCGGGCCGCGCAGGGCGCGCTGAAGTCGGAGACGGTGCTGAAGAAGGGCACGGTCGTCGGGTACGTGGACGACGGCCTGGGCGGCCAGACCCCGGTCGAGGTGACCGAGGACGTGAAGGCGGCCGGCTGGGCGGGCCTGAAGGTGCGGCTCTCCTTCACCTCCAGCACAATCCCGCACGTCGCGAAGGCCGGCACCAAGGTCGGTTCGCTCACCGTGGGTGACGGCTCGGCCGGTGCCGTGAAGGTGCCGGTCGCCCTGCGCGACGACCTGGCCGAACCGGGCCTCGGCAGCAAGCTGACCCGCATCGGCTGA
- a CDS encoding GOLPH3/VPS74 family protein, protein MGRSRRTLPEELLMLALDPATGTTAQPQSLDLGLAGAQLVELALAGRIAPDGDRIAVVVPRPTGDPTLDCALELLRRRGAPVRAVHWIGGPRLGLRQTYLSHLERCGMVAAVPGQMCGVLPTTRYQATDTTISREIRGRLDSAIRTGVPPDPRTAALAALAHAVGLGKHLYPGNEGRSSRSRLRDLIRHDPMGGLVAHAVMDVQNGVAAQPRRGQGPTGRQPGPGARATGEPARGVPMQPHHGPMARAAAH, encoded by the coding sequence ATGGGCAGGAGCCGCAGAACACTTCCGGAAGAGCTTCTGATGCTCGCACTGGACCCGGCCACGGGTACCACTGCGCAGCCGCAGTCGCTCGACCTCGGTCTGGCCGGTGCGCAGCTAGTGGAGCTGGCGCTGGCCGGACGGATAGCCCCAGACGGGGATCGTATCGCCGTGGTGGTGCCACGGCCGACAGGAGATCCGACTCTGGACTGCGCGTTGGAGCTGCTGCGAAGGCGCGGCGCTCCGGTACGGGCCGTCCATTGGATAGGCGGGCCCCGGCTGGGCCTGCGCCAGACCTATCTGTCGCACCTGGAGAGGTGCGGCATGGTGGCCGCCGTACCGGGCCAGATGTGCGGCGTGCTGCCGACCACGCGGTACCAGGCGACGGACACCACCATCAGCCGGGAGATCCGCGGGAGGCTCGACTCCGCGATCCGCACCGGCGTACCACCGGACCCACGGACCGCCGCGCTGGCCGCGCTGGCCCACGCGGTCGGGCTGGGCAAGCACCTGTATCCGGGCAACGAGGGGCGTTCGTCCCGCTCCCGGCTGCGGGACCTGATCCGGCACGACCCGATGGGCGGCCTGGTCGCGCACGCGGTGATGGACGTGCAGAACGGCGTGGCCGCGCAGCCGAGGCGCGGCCAGGGCCCCACGGGCCGGCAGCCCGGCCCCGGAGCCAGGGCCACCGGGGAACCCGCACGCGGGGTCCCGATGCAGCCGCACCACGGCCCCATGGCCCGAGCGGCGGCACACTGA
- a CDS encoding helix-turn-helix domain-containing protein: MASNVNPTVRRRRLGQELRKLRELKGMTAEEVADRLLVSQSKISRLENGRRSISQRDVRDLCGVYEVEDQRVVDSLMEMARDSRQQGWWHTFGDIPYSVYIGLETDAESLRVYEPQLVTGLLQTRAYAEALVRGALPETSTAEIEKRVKVRMRRQERVTDQENPLRLWVVLDEAALHRVVGSKLIMREQLEHLGELSQLPHVTVQVLPFEVGAHPGLNGQYAILEFADAADSSVVYLEGVTSDLYLEKAPDVQKYAVMYEHLRAQALPVEQSQRFIQDAAKRFAQ; encoded by the coding sequence GTGGCGTCCAATGTCAATCCCACCGTCAGGCGGCGCCGACTGGGCCAGGAGCTGCGCAAGCTCCGCGAGCTCAAGGGCATGACGGCCGAAGAGGTCGCCGACCGCCTGCTGGTGTCACAGTCGAAGATCAGCCGGCTGGAGAACGGCCGCCGCAGCATCAGTCAGCGCGACGTCCGTGATCTGTGCGGGGTGTACGAGGTCGAGGACCAGAGGGTGGTCGACTCGCTGATGGAGATGGCCCGCGACTCACGCCAGCAGGGCTGGTGGCACACATTCGGCGACATCCCGTACAGCGTCTACATCGGTCTGGAGACGGACGCGGAGTCGCTGCGGGTGTACGAACCCCAGCTCGTCACCGGCCTGTTGCAGACCCGCGCGTACGCGGAGGCGCTGGTGCGGGGCGCGCTGCCGGAGACCTCGACCGCCGAGATCGAGAAGCGCGTCAAGGTCCGTATGCGCAGGCAGGAGCGGGTCACCGACCAGGAGAACCCGCTGCGCCTCTGGGTGGTGCTGGACGAGGCCGCGCTGCACCGCGTCGTCGGCAGCAAGCTCATCATGCGCGAGCAGTTGGAGCACCTGGGCGAGCTGTCCCAGCTCCCGCACGTCACCGTGCAGGTGCTGCCCTTCGAGGTGGGCGCGCATCCGGGTCTCAACGGCCAGTACGCCATCCTGGAGTTCGCCGACGCGGCCGACTCCAGCGTGGTCTACCTGGAGGGCGTCACCAGCGACCTGTACCTGGAGAAGGCGCCGGACGTGCAGAAGTACGCCGTGATGTACGAGCACCTGCGGGCCCAGGCACTCCCGGTGGAGCAGTCCCAGCGGTTCATCCAGGACGCCGCCAAGAGGTTCGCCCAGTAG
- a CDS encoding DUF397 domain-containing protein has translation MALIQGASETWMKSSYSAGNGACVEVKSPTAAELAVRDSKDLGGPVLAFPATAWNAFVASVK, from the coding sequence ATGGCACTGATTCAGGGCGCTTCGGAGACGTGGATGAAGTCCTCCTATTCCGCGGGCAACGGCGCCTGCGTCGAGGTCAAGTCGCCGACCGCCGCCGAACTCGCCGTACGGGACTCCAAGGACCTCGGAGGACCCGTCCTGGCCTTCCCCGCCACGGCGTGGAACGCCTTCGTGGCCTCGGTCAAGTAG
- a CDS encoding glutathione peroxidase produces the protein MTTSDHTPSPLDVEIGALQGGSAELSRYAGQAVLVVNVASKCGLTPQYTGLERLQERFGPRGFTVLGVPCNQFMGQEPGSAEEIAEFCSATYGVSFPLTEKVEVNGDGRHPLYDRLTGFADAEGHTGDIRWNFEKFLVGRDGRVVARFAPQTEPESAEVVAAVEAQLG, from the coding sequence ATGACGACCAGCGATCACACCCCCTCCCCCCTCGATGTCGAGATCGGCGCCCTCCAGGGCGGCTCCGCCGAGCTCTCCCGGTACGCCGGGCAGGCCGTGCTCGTCGTGAACGTGGCCTCCAAGTGCGGGCTGACCCCGCAGTACACGGGCCTGGAGCGACTGCAGGAGCGGTTCGGCCCGCGCGGGTTCACCGTGCTCGGCGTGCCGTGCAACCAGTTCATGGGGCAGGAGCCCGGTTCCGCCGAGGAGATCGCGGAGTTCTGCTCGGCGACGTACGGCGTGAGCTTCCCGCTGACCGAGAAGGTCGAGGTGAACGGCGACGGCCGCCACCCGCTCTACGACCGCCTGACGGGCTTCGCCGACGCCGAGGGCCACACCGGCGACATCCGCTGGAACTTCGAGAAGTTCCTGGTCGGCCGCGACGGCCGGGTCGTCGCCCGCTTCGCCCCGCAGACCGAGCCGGAGTCCGCCGAGGTCGTGGCGGCCGTCGAGGCGCAGCTCGGCTGA